Proteins from a single region of Streptomyces vinaceus:
- a CDS encoding phosphodiester glycosidase family protein, whose product MLSPRPLLPVLLAVLLVAPAAASPAHAVAAGSDGIETARTGRQIAPGVRLESYDRLERDRWLRIDELLVDLGGSGGVRAEYLGGRGRGPATVAESAARHSAGPGRRVVAAVNGDFFDIRGTGAPLGPGLGGGRLLHSAGPGPAAAPAVGFGADGAGRVLRIALDGSVTLPGGAVRPLTGYNAARPAAGGLCAYTADWPGTRLPALGAAVEVRGGRVAAAAPPVRGRPGSLRRERPEPGTTLLAAAAGDSAAAAELAALRLGDAVAVAARALAGGGPVPVAAVGGREALVVAGVPQDHDGEPNNTAAPRTAVGFSRDGRRLRILVVDGRQRDSGGLTLTALGAMMHRLGSYEALNLDGGGSTTLLAGLSGASVLALENSPSDGPLRPVANGIALTAPAGSGRIAGFRVEPVGGTAEEFTRVFPGLGRTLTATGYDALLGPAPGAPVWSAQGAGTVGPGGVFRALRPGRAMAHARRATAHGALLLTVLGPLTRIRPTRSRIGLAQQGEKTGFRLTGYDAQGAAAVVEPRDVALEFDRSRWSVTDDGLGGFTVTALVPQATGHLRAAVGAATVEIPLGVGLVTLPVSDLADAGEWTGPGASVTEGHPGAGLALELPRAGAQGGAAPPRPVPVPELARALTLWVDGDGSGARPTVELADADGAAVKVPGPAVDWTGWREVAFPLPATAQPPLAVTRFSAVGGTGPGRLGLDTLGARTPPTGPAAVPVVRDPIVTTEAGVRARPWRFAVGADAPGADFLLTGAGRPGFVHRGVRFLSLDTAEPTVAGGGLSRIRALREALAAAAREPATGALAVVRTYAPAAVDRKESALTDRLLAEFRRTTGKRAAVLTLAAPEFAAARSEGVLSVAAPRTGRTVVGVDAFARGDWLAVRHTP is encoded by the coding sequence GTGCTGAGCCCGCGTCCGCTGCTGCCCGTCCTGCTCGCCGTCCTCCTCGTCGCCCCCGCCGCCGCCTCCCCCGCGCACGCCGTCGCCGCGGGGTCCGACGGGATCGAGACCGCCCGTACCGGCCGGCAGATCGCCCCGGGGGTGAGGCTGGAGTCCTACGACCGGCTGGAGCGCGACCGCTGGCTGCGGATCGACGAGCTCCTCGTCGACCTGGGCGGGAGCGGCGGGGTCCGCGCCGAGTACCTGGGCGGCCGCGGCCGCGGCCCGGCCACCGTCGCCGAGTCCGCCGCACGCCACTCCGCGGGACCCGGGAGGCGCGTGGTCGCCGCCGTGAACGGCGACTTCTTCGACATCCGGGGTACGGGCGCACCGCTCGGCCCCGGCCTGGGCGGCGGGCGGCTGCTGCATTCGGCGGGCCCCGGGCCGGCGGCGGCCCCGGCCGTCGGATTCGGCGCGGACGGCGCCGGCCGGGTCCTGCGCATCGCGCTCGACGGGAGCGTCACCCTGCCGGGCGGGGCGGTGCGCCCGCTGACGGGCTACAACGCGGCGCGGCCCGCCGCCGGGGGCCTGTGCGCCTACACCGCCGACTGGCCGGGGACGCGGCTGCCCGCGCTGGGTGCCGCCGTGGAGGTCCGGGGCGGCCGGGTCGCGGCCGCCGCCCCTCCCGTACGGGGCCGCCCGGGGTCGCTGCGCCGGGAGCGTCCGGAGCCCGGTACGACCCTGCTGGCGGCGGCCGCGGGGGACAGCGCCGCCGCTGCCGAACTCGCCGCCCTGCGGCTCGGGGACGCCGTGGCCGTCGCCGCCCGGGCCCTCGCGGGCGGCGGCCCGGTCCCGGTCGCGGCCGTCGGCGGCCGCGAGGCCCTCGTCGTGGCCGGAGTCCCGCAGGACCACGACGGCGAACCGAACAACACCGCCGCCCCGCGCACCGCCGTCGGGTTCTCGCGGGACGGGCGACGGCTGCGGATCCTCGTCGTGGACGGCCGCCAGCGGGACAGCGGCGGGCTCACCCTGACCGCGCTGGGCGCGATGATGCACCGGCTGGGCTCGTACGAGGCCCTCAACCTCGACGGCGGCGGCTCCACGACCCTGCTCGCCGGGCTGAGCGGGGCGAGCGTCCTCGCGCTGGAGAACTCCCCTTCGGACGGACCGCTGCGGCCCGTGGCGAACGGGATCGCCCTCACCGCCCCGGCGGGCTCCGGCCGGATCGCCGGGTTCCGGGTCGAGCCCGTCGGCGGCACCGCCGAGGAGTTCACCCGGGTCTTCCCCGGGCTCGGCCGGACCCTCACGGCCACCGGGTACGACGCGCTGCTGGGCCCGGCCCCGGGCGCGCCGGTGTGGTCCGCGCAGGGGGCGGGCACGGTCGGTCCGGGCGGGGTGTTCCGCGCCCTGCGCCCCGGCCGTGCGATGGCGCACGCTCGGCGCGCGACGGCGCACGGAGCGCTCCTGCTCACGGTGCTCGGCCCGCTGACCCGGATCCGGCCCACCCGGTCCCGGATCGGGCTCGCGCAGCAGGGGGAGAAGACGGGGTTCCGGCTGACGGGCTATGACGCGCAGGGCGCGGCGGCTGTCGTGGAACCCCGGGACGTGGCCCTGGAGTTCGACCGGTCCCGATGGAGCGTCACCGACGACGGCCTGGGCGGCTTCACCGTCACCGCCCTCGTCCCCCAGGCCACCGGCCACCTGCGCGCCGCGGTCGGGGCCGCCACCGTCGAGATCCCCCTCGGCGTCGGGCTGGTGACGCTGCCCGTCTCCGATCTGGCCGACGCCGGGGAGTGGACCGGACCGGGTGCCTCCGTGACCGAGGGGCATCCGGGGGCGGGGCTCGCTCTGGAGCTGCCCCGGGCCGGGGCGCAGGGCGGGGCCGCGCCGCCGAGGCCGGTGCCGGTGCCGGAACTGGCCCGGGCGCTCACGCTCTGGGTGGACGGCGACGGCTCGGGGGCCCGGCCCACCGTCGAGCTGGCCGACGCCGACGGGGCCGCCGTCAAGGTGCCGGGGCCCGCAGTGGACTGGACCGGCTGGCGGGAGGTCGCCTTCCCCCTCCCGGCCACCGCGCAGCCGCCGCTCGCCGTCACCCGGTTCTCGGCGGTCGGGGGGACCGGGCCCGGGCGGCTCGGCCTCGACACGCTCGGCGCCCGGACCCCGCCCACCGGACCCGCCGCCGTGCCCGTGGTCCGGGATCCGATCGTGACGACCGAGGCCGGGGTGCGGGCGCGGCCCTGGCGGTTCGCCGTCGGCGCCGACGCCCCGGGCGCCGACTTCCTGCTGACCGGCGCGGGCCGGCCGGGGTTCGTGCACCGCGGCGTGCGGTTCCTGTCGCTGGACACCGCCGAGCCCACCGTGGCGGGAGGCGGACTGTCCCGGATCCGGGCCCTGCGCGAGGCCCTGGCGGCCGCCGCCCGGGAGCCGGCGACGGGCGCGCTGGCCGTCGTACGGACGTACGCGCCCGCCGCGGTGGACCGCAAGGAATCGGCCCTGACGGACCGTCTGCTCGCCGAGTTCCGCCGGACCACCGGCAAACGCGCCGCCGTCCTCACCCTCGCCGCCCCGGAGTTCGCGGCCGCCCGCTCGGAGGGCGTCCTGTCGGTCGCGGCCCCCCGCACCGGCCGCACCGTGGTGGGAGTCGACGCCTTCGCCCGGGGAGACTGGCTCGCGGTCCGGCACACCCCCTGA
- a CDS encoding ABC transporter permease, with product MSRHLARTRTRPPVTLALPALLAVAFLLLPLIGILSRTAWGEVGAHLSSPGVVQALRLSLFVSLWALGLSLLLGVPLAWLLARVPFKGKAFVRSLVLLPMVLPPTVGGVALLLGFGRRGLLGPWLEGTFGITLPFHTSGAVVAATFVAMPFLVISLEGALGGLKQSYEETAASLGASPVRVFFTVTLPMVAPGLIAGAALTWARALGEFGATITFAGNLPGTTQTLPLQVYLLLQDEPEAATSVSLLLLVIAMAVLIALRGRWTGTPVAARSAGAPATATDGAEAAAAEAERAPGAPLPAAEVPAAPQDTGHWPLHATVTGFNELTLDAGPGTTIAVVGENGAGKTTLLRALLGLTPRAHAELRLGDADVTALPPHKRQVAWVPQDGALFPHLSALANTAYGLRARRVPRAEARREAQLWLDRLGVGHLAARRPAQLSGGQAQRVALARALAARPRLLLLDEPLAALDQTTRARVRHTLRTHLAGFGGVCLIVTHDPVEAVSLADRVLVLADGRTLQDAPPAEVTRHPRSPWVARMLGRNAWPGTASADGFALPSGGRLVTAETLPEGSRALAIIGPEAVSVHRDRPAGSPRNVWQGSVREITAVGSRLRVLVGSAEAPDLVAEITPEAAAELGLVDGSKVWTSVKATEVTLVEL from the coding sequence ATGAGCAGACACCTCGCCCGCACCCGCACCCGGCCCCCCGTGACCCTGGCGCTGCCCGCGCTGCTCGCCGTCGCCTTCCTGCTGCTCCCCCTCATCGGCATCCTCAGCCGCACCGCGTGGGGCGAGGTCGGCGCGCACCTCAGCAGCCCGGGCGTGGTGCAGGCGCTGCGCCTGTCGCTCTTCGTGTCCCTGTGGGCGCTGGGCCTCTCGCTGCTCCTCGGCGTGCCGCTGGCCTGGCTGCTGGCCCGGGTCCCGTTCAAGGGGAAGGCGTTCGTCCGCTCGCTGGTGCTGCTGCCGATGGTGCTGCCGCCGACCGTCGGCGGTGTGGCGCTGCTGCTGGGTTTCGGCCGGCGCGGACTGCTCGGGCCCTGGCTGGAGGGCACGTTCGGGATCACGCTGCCGTTCCACACGTCAGGGGCCGTCGTCGCGGCCACCTTCGTCGCGATGCCCTTCCTCGTCATCAGCCTGGAGGGCGCGCTCGGCGGCCTCAAGCAGAGCTACGAGGAGACCGCCGCCTCCCTCGGCGCCTCGCCGGTCCGGGTGTTCTTCACCGTGACCCTGCCGATGGTGGCGCCCGGCCTGATCGCGGGCGCCGCGCTGACCTGGGCCCGCGCGCTCGGCGAGTTCGGCGCCACCATCACCTTCGCGGGCAACCTGCCCGGCACCACCCAGACCCTGCCGCTCCAGGTGTACCTGCTGCTCCAGGACGAGCCGGAGGCCGCCACCTCGGTCTCGCTGCTGCTGCTCGTGATCGCCATGGCCGTACTGATCGCCCTGCGCGGCCGCTGGACGGGCACCCCGGTCGCCGCGCGGTCCGCCGGTGCCCCGGCGACGGCGACGGACGGGGCGGAGGCCGCGGCCGCCGAGGCCGAGCGGGCACCGGGCGCCCCGCTGCCGGCGGCCGAGGTCCCGGCCGCCCCCCAGGACACCGGCCACTGGCCGCTGCACGCCACCGTCACCGGTTTCAACGAGCTCACCCTGGACGCCGGTCCCGGCACCACCATCGCCGTCGTCGGCGAGAACGGCGCCGGCAAGACCACGCTGCTGCGCGCCCTGCTCGGGCTGACTCCGCGCGCCCACGCCGAACTCCGGCTCGGCGACGCCGACGTCACCGCGCTGCCCCCGCACAAGCGACAGGTGGCTTGGGTCCCGCAGGACGGCGCCCTGTTCCCGCACCTGAGCGCGCTGGCCAACACCGCGTACGGGCTGCGCGCCCGCCGGGTGCCGCGCGCCGAGGCCCGCCGCGAGGCGCAGCTGTGGCTGGACCGGCTCGGCGTCGGCCACCTCGCCGCCCGCAGGCCCGCGCAGCTGTCCGGCGGCCAGGCCCAGCGGGTGGCGCTGGCCCGCGCGCTGGCCGCGCGGCCCCGCCTGCTGCTGCTCGACGAACCGCTCGCGGCCCTCGACCAGACCACGCGGGCCCGGGTCCGGCACACCCTGCGCACCCACCTGGCCGGCTTCGGCGGGGTCTGCCTGATCGTCACGCACGACCCGGTCGAGGCGGTCTCGCTCGCCGACCGGGTCCTCGTACTCGCCGACGGGCGCACCCTCCAGGACGCCCCGCCGGCCGAGGTCACCCGCCATCCCCGCTCCCCCTGGGTGGCACGGATGCTCGGCCGCAACGCCTGGCCCGGCACCGCGTCGGCCGACGGCTTCGCGCTCCCCTCCGGAGGGCGTCTGGTGACGGCGGAGACCCTGCCCGAGGGGTCCCGGGCGCTGGCGATCATCGGCCCGGAGGCGGTGTCCGTACACCGCGACCGCCCGGCCGGCAGTCCGCGCAACGTCTGGCAGGGCTCCGTACGGGAGATCACCGCGGTCGGCAGCCGGCTGCGCGTGCTCGTCGGCTCGGCCGAAGCGCCCGACCTGGTCGCGGAGATCACCCCGGAGGCGGCGGCCGAACTGGGCCTGGTCGACGGCTCGAAGGTGTGGACCAGCGTGAAGGCGACCGAGGTCACGCTCGTCGAGCTCTAG
- the modA gene encoding molybdate ABC transporter substrate-binding protein translates to MSPILNRRSAFAAALTAALLVPALAACGSSDKKDTGAAASPSAGASTSAEPKAANLTVLAASSLTDVFKTAGAAYEKAHPGTKVTFSFAGSQELAAQVKQGAPADALVTADTKTMDGLKAETDDPAIIAKNRLVIAAGKGNPFKVDELKDLADTKIKVVLAAPEVPVGRYSKQILDAQKIEVKPVSQEANVRAVLSKVELGEADAGLVYKTDTIKSGDKVSVVDIPDAENAVASYPAATLKSSKNAEAAAAFVAWLSTPEAQKILQDAGFQKA, encoded by the coding sequence ATGTCCCCGATCCTGAACCGCCGCAGCGCCTTCGCCGCCGCGCTCACCGCCGCCCTCCTCGTACCCGCGCTGGCCGCCTGCGGCAGCAGCGACAAGAAGGACACGGGCGCCGCGGCGTCCCCCTCGGCCGGCGCCTCCACCTCCGCCGAGCCGAAGGCCGCGAACCTCACCGTCCTCGCCGCGTCCTCGCTCACCGACGTCTTCAAGACCGCGGGTGCCGCGTACGAGAAGGCGCATCCCGGCACGAAGGTCACCTTCTCCTTCGCCGGCTCCCAGGAGCTCGCCGCCCAGGTCAAGCAGGGCGCCCCGGCCGACGCGCTGGTCACCGCCGACACCAAGACCATGGACGGTCTGAAGGCCGAGACCGACGACCCCGCGATCATCGCCAAGAACCGCCTGGTCATCGCCGCCGGCAAGGGCAACCCGTTCAAGGTCGACGAGCTGAAGGACCTGGCCGACACCAAGATCAAGGTCGTGCTCGCCGCGCCCGAGGTCCCGGTCGGCCGCTACAGCAAGCAGATCCTCGACGCCCAGAAGATCGAGGTGAAGCCGGTCTCCCAGGAGGCCAACGTGCGCGCCGTGCTGAGCAAGGTCGAGCTCGGCGAGGCCGACGCCGGCCTCGTCTACAAGACCGACACCATCAAGTCCGGTGACAAGGTCTCCGTCGTGGACATCCCGGACGCCGAGAACGCCGTGGCCTCCTACCCGGCCGCCACCCTCAAGTCGTCCAAGAACGCCGAGGCCGCCGCCGCGTTCGTGGCCTGGCTGAGCACCCCCGAGGCGCAGAAGATCCTCCAGGACGCGGGCTTCCAGAAGGCGTAA
- a CDS encoding TOBE domain-containing protein, whose translation MQSYTIGQAARLLGVSPDTARRWADAGRVATHRDDAGRRLIDGRDLAAFSVAVGQGAHAEDEEPYTSARNAFPGIVTAVKLGDVAAQVEIQAGPHRLVSLLTREAVEELGLEVGMQATARVKSTSVHIDRT comes from the coding sequence ATGCAGTCCTACACCATCGGACAGGCGGCGCGCCTGCTGGGCGTCAGCCCGGACACCGCCCGCCGCTGGGCCGACGCCGGACGTGTCGCGACCCATCGCGACGACGCCGGACGGCGACTGATCGACGGCCGCGACCTGGCCGCGTTCTCCGTGGCCGTGGGACAAGGTGCCCACGCCGAGGACGAGGAGCCCTACACCTCGGCGCGCAACGCGTTCCCCGGCATCGTCACCGCCGTCAAGCTCGGAGACGTGGCCGCCCAGGTCGAGATCCAGGCAGGTCCCCACCGCCTGGTCTCCCTGCTCACCCGTGAGGCCGTCGAGGAGCTCGGACTGGAGGTCGGCATGCAGGCCACCGCCCGCGTGAAGTCGACCAGCGTGCACATCGACCGCACCTGA
- a CDS encoding RNA-binding S4 domain-containing protein — protein MADEATGTGAGTAGATGSARVDAWIWSVRLTKTRSVAATACRAGHVKVNGERAKPAQVVRAGDEVRLFHAGRERIVVVKRPVTKRVGAPVAAECFVDNSPPAPTRIEAEVVGVRDRGTGRPTKRDRREIESLRGGGRGR, from the coding sequence ATGGCTGATGAAGCAACGGGAACGGGCGCGGGAACCGCGGGGGCCACGGGATCCGCCCGGGTGGACGCCTGGATCTGGTCGGTCCGTCTGACGAAGACCCGCTCGGTGGCGGCGACCGCCTGCCGGGCGGGGCACGTGAAGGTGAACGGCGAGCGCGCGAAGCCGGCACAGGTGGTGCGGGCGGGGGACGAGGTACGGCTGTTCCACGCGGGGCGCGAGCGCATCGTCGTGGTCAAGCGGCCGGTGACCAAGCGGGTGGGTGCGCCCGTGGCCGCCGAGTGCTTCGTCGACAACAGCCCGCCGGCGCCGACGCGCATCGAGGCGGAGGTGGTCGGCGTCCGCGACCGCGGTACGGGCCGTCCGACCAAGCGCGACCGCCGCGAGATCGAATCCCTGCGCGGCGGCGGCCGCGGCCGCTGA
- a CDS encoding PTS-dependent dihydroxyacetone kinase phosphotransferase subunit DhaM: MSGPVVGIVLVSHSARVAESVAELARGLAAGGPVAAVAAAGGTPDGGLGTDADRIAAAAREVDAGAGVALLADLGSAVLTIKALLVEDELPPDARLLDAPFLEGAVAAVVAASAGAPLDAVAAAAEEAYTYRKT; this comes from the coding sequence GTGAGCGGGCCGGTGGTCGGGATCGTGCTGGTGTCGCACAGCGCGCGGGTCGCGGAGTCCGTCGCGGAGCTGGCGCGCGGCCTGGCGGCGGGCGGCCCGGTCGCCGCGGTGGCCGCCGCGGGCGGCACCCCGGACGGCGGCCTGGGCACGGACGCGGACCGCATCGCGGCGGCTGCGCGCGAGGTGGACGCCGGCGCGGGGGTCGCGCTGCTCGCGGACCTGGGCAGTGCGGTGCTGACGATCAAGGCGCTGCTGGTGGAGGACGAACTCCCGCCGGACGCCCGGCTGCTGGACGCGCCCTTCCTGGAGGGAGCGGTGGCCGCGGTGGTGGCGGCCTCCGCGGGCGCCCCCCTGGACGCGGTGGCGGCGGCGGCCGAGGAGGCGTACACGTACCGCAAGACCTGA
- the dhaL gene encoding dihydroxyacetone kinase subunit DhaL, whose product MRDAQFFRRWMTVAAAAVEREADRLTELDSPIGDADHGSNLLRGFTAVRAALEADSAASPGAVLTLAGRTLISTVGGASGPLYGTLLRRTGKELGEAAEVSDDALRKALYAGVGAVAQLGGAAPGDKTMLDALVPAVAELGTSYRAAADAAENGARATVPMLARKGRASYLGERSIGHQDPGATSAALLLGALADVAEAS is encoded by the coding sequence GTGCGTGACGCGCAATTCTTCCGGCGTTGGATGACGGTGGCCGCGGCGGCGGTGGAACGCGAGGCGGACCGGCTGACCGAGCTCGACTCCCCCATCGGGGACGCCGATCACGGCAGCAATCTGCTGCGCGGGTTCACGGCGGTACGGGCGGCCCTGGAGGCGGACTCCGCCGCGAGCCCCGGGGCGGTGCTGACCCTGGCCGGGCGGACCCTGATCTCGACGGTCGGCGGGGCCTCGGGCCCGCTGTACGGGACGCTCCTGCGCCGCACGGGCAAGGAGCTCGGCGAGGCCGCCGAGGTCTCCGACGACGCGCTGCGCAAGGCCCTGTACGCCGGGGTGGGCGCGGTGGCCCAGCTCGGCGGGGCGGCGCCGGGGGACAAGACGATGCTGGACGCGCTGGTCCCGGCGGTGGCGGAGCTCGGCACCTCGTACCGGGCGGCGGCGGACGCGGCGGAGAACGGGGCGCGGGCGACGGTCCCCATGCTGGCCCGCAAGGGGCGGGCGAGCTACCTCGGTGAGCGCAGCATCGGGCACCAGGACCCGGGGGCGACCTCGGCGGCCCTGCTGCTCGGCGCGCTCGCGGACGTGGCGGAGGCATCGTGA
- the dhaK gene encoding dihydroxyacetone kinase subunit DhaK, producing the protein MRMLLNSPGTVVADALRGMAAAHPELDVDVERRVVVRRNARDGGRVGLVSGGGSGHEPLHAGFVGYGMLSAACPGEVFTSPVPDQVLRAAAAVDSGQGVLFVVKNYTGDVLNFEMAAELAEEDGLRVERVLVDDDVAVTDSLYTAGRRGTGATLFVEKIAGAAAEEGAPLERVADLARRVNAASRSFGVALGACTTPAKGSPTFDLPDGELELGVGIHGEPGRERRPMMTAREIAEVAVGAVLEDLAQVGPADGPVLALVNGTGATPLLELYGFHAEVARVLAERGVPVARTLVGNYVTSLDMAGCSVTLCRADEELLRLWDAPVRTAALRWGC; encoded by the coding sequence ATGCGGATGCTGCTCAACAGTCCCGGGACCGTCGTCGCCGACGCGCTGCGCGGGATGGCGGCCGCCCATCCCGAGCTGGACGTCGACGTCGAGCGGCGGGTCGTCGTACGGCGGAACGCGCGGGACGGGGGCCGGGTCGGGCTGGTGTCCGGGGGCGGGTCGGGGCACGAACCGCTGCACGCCGGGTTCGTGGGGTACGGGATGCTGTCGGCGGCGTGCCCGGGGGAGGTGTTCACCTCGCCCGTGCCCGACCAGGTGCTGCGGGCGGCGGCGGCCGTGGACTCCGGGCAGGGGGTGCTGTTCGTCGTCAAGAACTACACGGGGGACGTGCTGAACTTCGAGATGGCCGCCGAACTCGCCGAGGAGGACGGCCTGCGGGTCGAGCGCGTACTGGTCGACGACGACGTGGCCGTCACCGACAGCCTGTACACGGCCGGGCGGCGCGGCACCGGGGCGACCCTGTTCGTCGAGAAGATCGCCGGCGCGGCCGCCGAGGAGGGCGCCCCGCTGGAGCGGGTCGCGGACCTCGCCCGGCGGGTCAACGCGGCCTCGCGGAGCTTCGGGGTGGCGCTCGGCGCGTGCACGACGCCGGCGAAGGGCAGCCCGACCTTCGACCTGCCCGACGGGGAACTGGAGCTGGGGGTCGGCATCCACGGCGAGCCGGGCCGGGAGCGGCGGCCCATGATGACGGCGCGGGAGATCGCGGAGGTCGCGGTGGGCGCCGTGCTGGAGGACCTGGCGCAGGTGGGTCCGGCGGACGGGCCGGTGCTGGCGCTCGTCAACGGGACGGGGGCGACGCCGCTGCTGGAGCTGTACGGCTTCCACGCGGAGGTGGCGCGGGTGCTGGCGGAGCGCGGTGTGCCGGTGGCGCGGACCCTGGTCGGCAACTACGTCACGTCCCTGGACATGGCGGGATGTTCGGTGACGCTGTGCCGCGCGGACGAGGAGCTGCTGCGGCTGTGGGACGCGCCGGTGCGGACGGCGGCGCTGCGGTGGGGGTGCTGA
- a CDS encoding glycoside hydrolase family 15 protein, with product MDRYPPIADHGLVGDLQTAALVSSRGVIDWFAAPRFDSPSIFASLLDHDGGGHFLLAPEQEEGTWKQLYYPDTAVVVTRFMSPDGVGETVDYMPVHRGLTASDRHTLVRVIRAVRGTVRFSLECRPRFDYARTPHQLDLTEGRATFRAPGATAFLQATFPLERDGQDVRASITLTTGQAEAAVFTTDREGSATPPPQPERDRITEELWEQVDYWQTWVRTSHYHGRWAEMVYRSAITLKLLTYAPSGAPVAAATMGLPEQVGGERNWDYRYTWVRDGSLSVRALLDLGFAEEAARFTHWLGDRLRAHEGPDGEPLQIMYRVDGDPHLTEEVLEHFEGYRGSYPVRAGNAAMDQLQLDIYGEALYALSEGHAVAVQADYHGWKALARTLDWLADSWDRPDEGIWETRGGRQDFTYSRVMCWAAFDRGLKLATDFSRPADTALWTKARDDILEQVMERGWSEKEQSLVQHYGSHVLDASLLLIPRVGFLAPRSASWLSTLDAMDRVLVSDSLVYRYDPAASPDGLRGSEGTFSLCTFLYVDALTRAGRLPQARYTFEKMHTYANHVGLFAEEIGPSGEQLGNFPQAFTHLSLIMAATTLNDALDAVRR from the coding sequence ATGGACCGCTACCCGCCCATCGCCGACCACGGACTCGTGGGGGACCTGCAGACCGCGGCCCTGGTGTCGTCGAGGGGGGTGATCGACTGGTTCGCGGCCCCGCGATTCGACTCCCCCAGCATCTTCGCCTCCCTGCTCGACCACGACGGGGGCGGGCACTTCCTGCTCGCGCCGGAACAGGAAGAAGGGACGTGGAAACAGCTCTACTACCCGGACACCGCGGTCGTGGTGACCCGCTTCATGTCCCCCGACGGCGTGGGCGAGACCGTCGACTACATGCCGGTCCACCGGGGTCTCACGGCGTCCGACCGGCACACCCTGGTCCGGGTGATCCGCGCGGTACGCGGCACCGTGCGCTTCTCCCTCGAATGCCGCCCCCGCTTCGACTACGCGCGGACACCGCACCAACTCGACCTGACGGAAGGCCGGGCGACCTTCCGGGCGCCCGGGGCGACCGCGTTCCTCCAGGCCACCTTCCCGCTCGAACGGGACGGCCAGGACGTCCGCGCCTCGATCACGCTCACCACGGGCCAGGCGGAGGCGGCGGTGTTCACCACCGACAGGGAGGGAAGCGCGACGCCGCCACCACAGCCGGAGCGCGACAGGATCACCGAGGAACTGTGGGAACAGGTCGACTACTGGCAGACGTGGGTGCGCACCTCGCACTACCACGGCCGCTGGGCGGAGATGGTGTACCGCTCGGCCATCACCCTCAAGCTGCTCACCTACGCCCCCTCCGGTGCCCCGGTCGCCGCCGCCACCATGGGTCTTCCCGAGCAGGTCGGCGGCGAGCGCAACTGGGACTACCGCTACACCTGGGTGCGGGACGGATCCCTGTCGGTACGGGCCCTGCTCGACCTCGGATTCGCGGAGGAGGCGGCCCGCTTCACCCACTGGCTCGGCGACCGTCTGCGCGCCCACGAGGGTCCGGACGGGGAGCCCCTGCAGATCATGTACCGCGTCGACGGTGACCCGCACCTGACGGAGGAGGTCCTGGAGCACTTCGAGGGCTACCGGGGTTCGTACCCCGTGCGCGCCGGCAACGCGGCCATGGACCAGTTGCAGCTCGACATCTACGGCGAGGCGCTGTACGCCCTGTCCGAGGGCCACGCGGTCGCCGTGCAGGCCGACTACCACGGCTGGAAGGCCCTCGCCCGGACCCTGGACTGGCTCGCCGATTCCTGGGACCGGCCCGACGAGGGAATCTGGGAGACCCGCGGCGGCCGGCAGGACTTCACCTACAGCCGTGTGATGTGCTGGGCGGCGTTCGACCGCGGCCTCAAGCTCGCCACCGATTTCAGCCGGCCGGCCGACACCGCCCTGTGGACGAAGGCCCGTGACGACATCCTCGAACAGGTCATGGAACGCGGCTGGAGCGAGAAGGAGCAGTCCTTGGTCCAGCACTACGGCAGCCACGTCCTGGACGCCTCGCTCCTGCTGATCCCCCGGGTCGGGTTCCTCGCGCCGAGGAGCGCCAGCTGGCTGTCCACCCTCGACGCCATGGACCGCGTCCTGGTGTCCGACAGCCTCGTCTACCGGTACGATCCGGCGGCCTCTCCCGACGGACTGCGCGGCTCGGAAGGGACGTTCAGCCTCTGCACGTTCCTCTACGTCGACGCCCTCACCCGTGCCGGACGGCTGCCGCAGGCCCGCTACACCTTCGAGAAGATGCACACGTACGCCAACCACGTCGGTCTGTTCGCCGAGGAGATCGGCCCCAGCGGCGAGCAACTCGGAAACTTCCCGCAGGCCTTCACCCACCTCTCGCTCATCATGGCCGCGACCACCCTCAACGACGCGCTCGACGCCGTCCGGCGCTGA